The following is a genomic window from Sphingorhabdus sp. Alg231-15.
AAAATGCTGACGAAGAAACTCCTCCGACTGCGCGCGCAAATCCGCGCCGGTGTGAATATCGAGCTTGGCCATGCGCTCGGCGGTTTTGGGGCCAACACCAAAGAACCGCCGTACCGGCAGTTGAGCGACAAAATTCGCTCCCTGATGAGGCTTGATCACGCAAATTCCGTCCGGCTTGTTCTGGTCCGAGGCTATTTTGGCGATAAACTTGTTATAACTCACACCGGCACTGGCCGTTAGCTGGGTTTGTTTCTTGATCTCCGCACGTATCATTTCTGCAATGCGGGTGGCGTTGCCGACCCCCATCTTGTCTTGCGTCACATCAATATAGGCCTCGTCGAGCGATAATGGTTCAACCAGATCGCTATGGCTGCGGAAAATTGCCCGGATCTGTTGTGATACCTGCCGATAGACGTCAAAGCGATGCTTGACGAAAATCAGATCGGGACAACGCCGTTTTGCGGTTACCGACGGCATGGCCGAGCGCACACCAAATTGCCGTGCTTCATAGCTCGCTGCAGCAACCACACCACGCGCTGCCGAACCGCCCACCGCAACCGGCTTGCCTTGCAGTTCGGGATGATCGCGCTGTTCAACACTGGCAAAAAACGCATCCATATCGATATGGATGATTTTGCGGATGCCGAGCTGTTCCGTCATCGTTCGGTTTCGGCAGCCTCACGGTATCGCTCGATCACCGCTTCAGGAACCGCCATCCGGATCATGGGCGGAAAGCTCGCCCGCGCGCCGCAACTGACATAGTTCATCATTGGGCTATCTTCATCGCCGCGCAATTGACCGCTTTTATAAACTTCCACGCGCCCGTCATGATAGCGCAACACGGGAAAGTTGCGGGTCACGCCATCTTTTTCTTGCGCTATGCTGTACCAGCCAGTGGCTCGGTCAAAGCGCAGGCCCTTGACGCCTAGCCCGCATATATGGGCATTGGCACCAATCGCATCTCCAAAAGCTTCCAGACCGCCATCCATGCTCCGTTTGACCAACAGGCTCGCGCGCGCTTCTCCCGCCAAGATCGGAACCAGCTGGCCATAGCTAGAGGATTGCTTGATATCATCGGTCAGCGGCAGGACATCTTCCAGAAACAACGCTTCTTCTCCGGGTTTCAGCCAATCCGCTTCTCCCAAAAGCCCGATCAGCTGGCCAACACGCTGGTCATAGGACGCGCGCAGGCAGTCGGTCGGATATTGTTCAAATCCGCAAGCGTTTCGCTGCTTTAGCCAAGCTTTCTGACTGGCCTTCACGCTGCGATCCCGTTTGAGCACTTCTTTGTAAAGCGTGGCGACTTGCCGGTCATAGAAACGCATGCTGCTGTTATATTCACCGCAAATCTCGTTCTCGATATCCGTTCTGGCTTTGCCGCAATCAAAGGACGGCGCATCGTTATCCTCTGCCGCTAATGCTGAGGCCATCAATACCGCCCAGGTTTCTGGTAGAACCATGACCTTTTCATCGCCGCCAGCCAGAAACACTGCCCCCATATTGTTGGCATCCTTGAAAGCGGTTAACTGACGCGGACTGATGACGGTTTGGTTCAATATCGCACCGGTCACGTTAGCGTCGTAAAAACCAAAGCTGCTGATATCGACGAAAGCGAGATTCGTCACCTGCGCACTGATGCCGTTCCGCGCAATCGGGCAGCCATCGATAACCGTAATCCCGCAATCAAATTTGAAACCCGTTAAGTTGGCGCCATCGATATTCAGCCCCTCGACGTCACCATCCCAGCCGCCATCTAATTTGCCGCTGCTCCAGTCTACAGCTTTGGCATCGACACGCGAAAAAACGCTGCTGCGGATCAGGATATCCTGCATTCTCGCGCCGATCATTCCGGCTGCATCCAAATTTGATTTAATGAAACCAACGCCGGGCGCCTTTACCCCGGTCCAATCTGATCGTCTGAGATCGCTCTCCACGAAACAGATATTGGACAGTTCGACACCAGTGAAATCCCAACCCGAAAAATTGCCGCCTTCGATCAAGATGGTCTTGTCACCAGCGACCTTGGAATAGCCCGCGAGCTGTTCGGGCGACGCGATCTTCGTGCCGTCATAGGTTTTCATCGCTTGGCCTACGGCGGCACCATTAACGCTGCCATAGATATTCCCATAGGCATATTGGCAACCGGGAATCGGCGGCGTTGGTAACTGAGCAGCGGCCGGAGTTGCCATGAAAGGCAACACCATCAACATACCCCAAAGCCACAACTTCCCGTTTTTCACGATCCCGAAAACTCCCTGTTCGTATGTCGGCCAGCGATCATAGCATTTTCACCTATAGCCACGATGAATAATAGTTGCCATAGCCCGCCAGTGAATACGAAAGAGCTTCCATTTCCCCTGGGACGTACCGAGCTGATCATCATGATGGCCAGCCTGATGTCGCTGAACGCGCTGGCAATTGACATCATGCTGCCGGCACTGGGCTTGATCTCCGATGATTTCGGACTGGCCAGTGAGAATGACCGGCAATGGACCATCACGTCTTACATTTACGGCATGGCCATAGGGTCGATCCTCTACGGCTCGCTCGCCGACCGGTATGGCCGCAAACCGGTTTTGCTGGTCACGACCGGCGTATACATCCTGTTTGGACTGCTCTGCGCGATCAGCGATAACTATGATCTGATGCTGCTCGCGCGGTTCATCCAGGGCCTTGCTGCATCAGCCATGGGCGTACTGGCCAACAGCATCATCAGGGACCGCTATGAAGGTGATGCGATGGCGCGGATGATGTCGACCATCATGATGGTGTTCATGGCCGTGCCCGTGCTCGCCCCGATGATCGGTCAACTGGTGCTGGTTTTTGCGCCTTGGCGAACGATTTTCATCGTATTGTCCGGCTTTGGCATGCTGGTCCTTCTATGGGTGATGGTGCGCCTCCCCGAAACCTTGCATCCCGAAAACAAGATCATGATCAACACCGCTTCGGTGGCGCAGACCTGGGGCGGCGTGGTAACCCATCGCAACGCGGTCGGCCATGTCTTTGCCAGCGGCCTTATGATGGCACCGCTTTTTGCGTTTATCGCATCGGCGCAGCAGATATTTTTCAAGACTTTCGACGCGGCTGATCTGTTCGTATTCATCTTTGCCGTCAACGCTATGGCGATGGCCTTGTGTAATTTTATCAACTCGCGGATTGTCATGCGCTTTGGCGCGCGAAGGGTTTCGCAGGCAGCATTACTGTTTTTCATCTTTGTCGCGATCATCCATCTGGGCGTCACGCTGGCGGGCTGGTTGAATTTGCCGATATTTGTTCTATTGCTGGCGGCC
Proteins encoded in this region:
- the dinB gene encoding DNA polymerase IV translates to MTEQLGIRKIIHIDMDAFFASVEQRDHPELQGKPVAVGGSAARGVVAAASYEARQFGVRSAMPSVTAKRRCPDLIFVKHRFDVYRQVSQQIRAIFRSHSDLVEPLSLDEAYIDVTQDKMGVGNATRIAEMIRAEIKKQTQLTASAGVSYNKFIAKIASDQNKPDGICVIKPHQGANFVAQLPVRRFFGVGPKTAERMAKLDIHTGADLRAQSEEFLRQHFGKSAGYLFRASRGVDHREVKPNRIRKSVGGERTYGKDLVSDTDLEEAIEKIIDIVWNSIEKSGSRGRTVTLKAKYADFRQITRSKSLDRNVEGKTEFADIGRELLASIMPVENGVRLLGLTLANLEGVEEADKISASHNDDTEQSAFNF
- a CDS encoding Bcr/CflA family efflux MFS transporter, whose product is MNNSCHSPPVNTKELPFPLGRTELIIMMASLMSLNALAIDIMLPALGLISDDFGLASENDRQWTITSYIYGMAIGSILYGSLADRYGRKPVLLVTTGVYILFGLLCAISDNYDLMLLARFIQGLAASAMGVLANSIIRDRYEGDAMARMMSTIMMVFMAVPVLAPMIGQLVLVFAPWRTIFIVLSGFGMLVLLWVMVRLPETLHPENKIMINTASVAQTWGGVVTHRNAVGHVFASGLMMAPLFAFIASAQQIFFKTFDAADLFVFIFAVNAMAMALCNFINSRIVMRFGARRVSQAALLFFIFVAIIHLGVTLAGWLNLPIFVLLLAASMGMVGFTGANFSSIAMQPFGKSAGVASSFQNFTRTLISAAIGGAIGLQFDGTTLPLVTGFFFCGVASFLFILWAENGKLFRRVQTAASQETLSTQTKTS